The DNA sequence GTTGCTCTCCGCCATTCCCTTCCTTCCACCAAGGTGCTATTGGAGTTTCTTTCATACCCGCAGTCTCAACATCTCAGGTTTGTGCCGTTGTACTGGTAATTATTGGTCACAGGAGCACCTCATATTTCAAAAACGGTGTCATATACCGGGGTACTCGATTGGGAACGACAAACTCGAGATCTTCCACCCGTTTAAACCGTTTTAGCAAGGCCTTACTACAAGCTCTCCAATTACACCAGAGAAAGGTCTCTGGCGGACGATTGTCTTGTTCTAGCATCTTCGCTGCTGGCATTGCCCGGTCACACCGTACTTGTTCTGTGCGTTATGGTACGGCGGAACCCAATGAATGCGCCAAAACTTCCTCGGTGGTTTTTGTTCATCTATGTCTACTGGTCCACTGTTGACTTTGGCATGGGGAATCCCGTGTATCGGTGACCATTGCCAATTTGATGCCGGAGCTTACGGGCATTGATTCTCATCCAGTCATCATCCACCTTCGACTGGatttttcctctttccccGAATTGGGAATTAAACATGATTGAATGCAACTAATTTCTAGATAGCGGTTGATCAGATGTCTCTCAACGGCTCAGTCTGGACTCTTCAACGGCTTCCGGCTCTATCCAGGTTGAAAACCAATCAACGCTATGGCAATAACAGGGCTCGACGTCGGTGGTTCAACCCGAAATAACAGTGATGGTGAAGACCGTACGATACGTACgtcatctgcatctgcgaATTTATTCAACCGCGGTGTACGACTAGCATGTAGAGCAGTATCTGTGACAATCATCTACTATCAGCCGGTTCAATGACTTTCATCCATGGCTGGTCATGGGTCCATGTTAGTCGCAAGTATGGGAGGCATACAAATATATTGTCCAGTTGATTCgttcaatttctttctttatgtCCAAGCCCACGCTTTGCCTGCTTCCGTGGCTATTTAGTTTTTACTCGCTCAGCAGTGGCTTCTTTCAGCACATCGCTTCTTCTGTCGCCCAAACCCGCCACTCAGCTTGCGAACTCACGGATAAGACTACGCAGGCATCACACGAGAGGGGAGGCCTAATATAGAGATGAAGCCTCGTACACTCTATCAATAGAGGAATATCTGCGTCATGGGACCTTTCTGTTCGATATTTCCTTCACATAGGAGAAAGTTGATTCTTATGAACACGCTCGAATCTCCAACACGAAACTTCTCGGTCCCGTCAGTAATGAATTGGATTTGTGTTCGTGAGCGTCTCCGGTCTTAAAGGGCCGACACTATCCTATATTCCGTTGACGATCTTTTGGAAAACGGAAGGCAATACCACTCTATGAATTGGTTGATATACTTAGGTCAACATTAAGCATCTGGATATGTAACTCAATATATATAAATATTCCAAACGGTAAATATGTTCATCCCTTTGCACATCTCCGGAGAAGACCTCGCTAAGCAGAAATTTCACAAAGCTCATCCACCCTGCTCTCCCAATGGCAACAAGCTTTTCTCACTCTTTTTATCAGAGCCGCCACAAACCTAGACATACTCCAGCATCCTCTAAGCAGGAAAAAATGTTGACTATTCCTATCTCTTGGGCCACTTTCCTTACTTTGTTTTGTGTGTAGAACAATAATTCATTGCTCCAGTGACGAAATAATTGCTACCGCCAGGTAAGGTTCCCGGCCTATATCATTTAACTTTGGCGCTCTTGGTTGAAAATTGTAGGAGGTTCAACATCAAGTAGGGGCAGAATTACTTTTTGTGAATGCCATTTATTGCGCATTAATTCAACAAGTGTGATATTTATTTACTATAGCAGCAAGTTGAGCACTGGCGTGAAGATAGAGACTAAATAAATCGATGATCCTTGGCCTTTTCTCATGGTCAAGCGAGCCCAACCTTTTGCTCGATGCGGGATGGTATCCTCGTGCCGCAAAATGCGGCGCGGCCGTTGAATCAACGAATTACCTACACCCATGCGATAGATCTGGGTTGGACCATCGCGATGCGACAGATCCTGATTTGCTGGCGTATTCCCGACGAAGATAGAGCACGTGCCACAATAGCGGTTTCCGGAGTCAAAGTCAACGCTGCCTTTTCCATTGCAACCACTGCTTTCACCGCCATCCTTTGTATCTGGAATGGTCCACTCACTCTGTCAATGTTATCCTGAAATAACTTTGAGACCCATATAACCTTCTCGGACAGGCAAAATGCAATCTTTGGCGTCACTGGATCGATGAAGATCTTACTGGTGATCCTACGACAACCGCCCTTCTGATATTGAAATTGTCCCGATGTCATGACATCGCGAAGAAACCTGTGTGGAAGTTTTTGCTCTTTTCGGAAATGTTGGCAGTTTCCATTAGGAACACATGAGAGAGGGTATGTGCGGAAGCGTGAGATTTTGTGAATCCCCATGTTGGTTTCTGACCTCCAGGTAATCTGTTTCAGGATTTTGCAATGTTGGACCCATTCCTTCGGTACTCTACATTGGTAGGGTTTCTGAATCTCATCAGTGATCACCACATATAGAACCCATATCGTTGaatttaaattttttttggctttgtGTGGTTTATGTCAATTGGCTCCATGTACCTGCTGAGCTTCTTTTGGGTGTCGCCTAAAAGATGCTGTCTTGTTGGGTATATGTACCCCTACCTGACAAAACATGCTTCCTACCCAAGGCCAGGCTTCGCTGTCTGACGCCCTCCCTCGTACTTCCGTTGCGATTGAAAAAGAATACAcactcttttcttctatGCGACGCCGTGCAAACACCAACCAGTCTAGCGAATCAGCTCGACCTAACTTCAAGTTCGCACCAGCACCCATATACTCTCATGTGTCTACATATCGGTGTGTGTTGGTTACGAGTACGGCGTAGGAAACATAACTCACCACAGACCGCTATAGTTCCACCAAACTTGAACTCCAGTTATACAGTCCTTCGTTGAAAGTTCATGAAGACGAACGAGGTCCCGTCGCCGTATTTAGTGACCATGACCAAGTGACTGGCAAGGTCAGCCTTGACTCAAGTTGTCATCATACAGGAAAATTAGCTATCTCGGTATGTACTTACTACCCCTTGTGGAGTAACTGGCTAAAATTTCTTAAACAGATTCAAGGTTCATTCTCGTATCTCCCGACCAAGAATATGGACGAACCTGCAATGGTTGTTGAGGCTCAACAATATACCTTTTTTTCCTCAATGACTACCATTTCAATATCAAATGGCGAGACTAGTACCGCGAGGTCAGCATTCCGAGATGCATTCGTCAGGCGTCGGCCCAGCATTACGAACATCAACATTTCAACTTGCAGCACTGAGCGGGTCCatccattttctttttctctccctGAAAGCATTCGCCTGGGTGAAGAAATGCCCGCGACCTTCAGTTCGGCCAAAGACCCGACTTCGCCGGATTATTTTGAAGTTACATACAAAGTAATAGCTGACTGGGAGCCCAACGATCCAACAGAAATACCATCGCAGTACGCCAGTCCACTACGCACTCTATGCTAGTTTCTAACTTGCTTAGCCTCGAGGTACCGTTTTTGATTCAGCCCGATGCCGACTTTCAATGCGCCGATGCATCGGTTGCTACGCCGGAGTCATGGCTGGAGATGCCTCTCAAGTCTGACAGACCGATCCCGGTACGCTGTGCTGTGCGTGCATCATTCCTAGCTTAATCTTGTTTTTCGCTGGCTGATAATGTAATGAAATACAGATCACACTTCCCACCGAGTTGACATTTTCCCGGTCATCGTCCATCCCTTACTTTGTAGTTTTCACTACGACACCACGTTCGAGTGAATTGGCTAAAGAAACCGCAGCGGATGCAACTATCGCAGTCTCTTTGATCCGTCAGACAATCATCACGGACAAAACAACCTTACCCCCGACGCCACCTGCCACCCCTTCCAGCGATGAAGGAGAAAGCTCCTTCCGTCCAAAGATCTTACGGAGAGTTGCTAAGTCTCAGCCACGACTGAGGTCCCGTCGTCCCTCCGATCCCGCACCTAGCGTTATCTCAAGTCCCACACAAGAAAAGCCTTTGCCGCAGATACCCGTGAACCCGCTAATATTTTCCGATACACGAACCATTCAGACCGAGTTTTGTATTGGCTTCCCAAAACGGCCTCGACAGCTCTTTGACAAAGAGAACCATCCGTCGCTGGAAACTATCGCTGCTCTTCCAGATGGTCTTCATAAAGCTAAGATCAATCTAAATAAAGACATGCTACCCTGTATTGATTGGGGAGGTGTCAGCGTTAGAGTGAGTGAAAATCTacttttttgaattttttaaAATCGCTGTTACTGACTTCGTGTATTACCAGTACTACCTTGACGTTTCAGTTCTTTTAGGAGCAGATGATCTTCGTGCCCGAATCCCCATTCGAATTGTTTAGACATTAATTGCTTTCGTTAAATTCGTCGTTCATTTTTCGTTATTACCCAAATACTTTTGCGATACCAAAGTCTCTTTGCACACATCACTCTTGCTTTCAGCGCATCCTTTGTATTAACACAGTTGTATTTTTAGTAGATAATTTGCTCTTATTAGTAGTAATGGTTTAGCTACCCAAGGTGATTAGTACCTTGGGGAATTGGCACCTTCGGGTACCAGATTCTTCCAAGCGGTTCTGAAATCCGCTTCAATTGTGATTTGTGCTGGTCGCATAGCTTTAGCAATATTATTATTCCTTTATTTATCCATCCTTCCGGCTTGTTTTCAGGTCACTTCAAAATTAAAAGACATCAAGTTTGATGAGGGCAAGTGTAATACAAGGCCCCTAATGAACATGATCGTGACACTAGTAATACGTATGGCTGTGACCTACTCTGCCGTTGGCCGTTCTTCATATAACCACCATTCACGTTGTTCACTCATATCAGGCTGTCTGGGTCTCCTTTCATTTCACCTCCTTGATTTTGAGTTGGATCTGTAACACTCGTACCTGTCAAAATGGTCGAAATGGAACATCCGACATTAACATGGCAAGCAATGCAAGAAGGCAATGTCTTCTACAGACGCCAACAGTGCTACTCAACTCCGGATAAGTTACCAGAGTTAGGCGACTACATAATTGCAGGGTGTAGGTATGGAGGGCCTATAGGTGTGTAAATTACTTACAATGCGAAGAGGAATGCTAATACCGCAAGTTAGCGCTTATGCGTGACAATACAAAGCTCACTGCCCTTGGACGCTCAACCCCAGCCGTGTCGAAATCTCAGATCCAAATATATTCTCCTGCCGGGGAAAGCTTGCTTACCTTTAGTGTGGATGATTGATTTAACCTGAGAAAGTATGTGTTTTAACTAACGTTCTGTGCAGTGGGACCAGGGCCGAATTATACGATTCGGATGGACAATAGAGGAGAAGTTGGCGGTCTTGAATGAAGAAGGCGTTTATCGACTTTATGACTTACAAGGAGACTACGAACAATTTTCTTTAGGCTCTGAGGCCGCAGAGCTTGGAATCGTTGATGCGAGAATTCATGACAATGGCCTTGTCGCGTTGACCAGCACACTTACTTTGCTTGAAGTGAAAGGATGGGAAGGCGTTCGGCCATTGACCCTTGCAAATCCAGGTATATATTCTTCATAGTTACTGTCTATATAATCTCAACATTAGACCGACAGGCCTCAGCGAGCCACCACATTCATGGGCAGTTATTCCCCCCGACTTAAATATATCCAGACATGTCGAAGTTCTCCTATCGGTCGATGCCACAATACATACGGTCGACAATCTAGAAAGCGTGGATCAACGACTTTCACGAGGACCCTTCACCCATGTCTCACCATCGCCAAACGGGAAGTCATTGGCTTTGCTGACTTTCAATGGAACACTATGGGTCGTTTCGgctgattttcaacgaaataTGGCTGAATTCGACACTTCCACTGTAGTAGGAGCTGAAGGACCCGTTCGTCAAGTCGAATGGTGCGGCAATGACGCGATCTTAGTAACGTGGCATTCTTTAGCTGTTCTTGTTGGACCATACGGTGATACTTTGCAGTAAGCGAATTGAAAATTTGGTCCGCAGAATAGTTAATGGATCTGGTATCTAGTTACCCCTACTACGGATCCACTTTTGCTATCACAGAAATGGATGGAGTTCGCGTTATAGGTCAAGAAGTATGCGATCTGATCCAAAAAGTCCCAGGTGTGTGCTCGTTTTATGTATTATTAAAGGATTCCCTTTCTAATTCTTTCCTGGATTCGTAACCAGCTTCCAGCCTTTCAATATTCCGCCCTGGGTCTACCTCAGCCTCCGCGATTCTTTTTGATGCTTGGGAAAGTTTCAATAAAAAATCCCCGAAGGCGGATGAAAACATCCGGAGCATTAAACCTGAACTTGCGAAAGCAGTAAATGAATGCATTGATGCTGCTGGACAGGAATGGGAACCTTATTGGCAACGTCGACTTTTAAATGTTGGTGATATCATCCATCGAAGCACATGTATTTTTTAATCGTGCATTTGACTTAACAGGCTGCCAAATTCGGACGTAGCTTCCTGGACTTCCATAATCCGACCGACTTCGTGCAGATGGGTCAGACGTTGAAAGTCCTCAATGCGGTGCGATTCTATGAAGTTGGTATTCCCCTCACTTATACCCAGTGAGCAGTTTCCCGTATATCTCGTAGGCTTTACTGATATCAATACAGATACAACTATGCTTCTCCTTCCCGCCTGATCACTCGGCTAACGTCGCGCAACATGCATCTCCTTGCCCTTCGAATATCGGCATTTTTAGGACTCAAACCTGACGCTGTATTGAAACATTGGGCATGTGCCAAAATTCTCAAATCTCGTCCAACTACTACAGGGACAGGAAAGGACGCTGAACTTTCGGGCGACGATGATGTTTGTCGCACGATCGTAGAGAAATTTGAAGAATTGGGTGGCTCAGATGTTAGTTACGCTGACATTGCAAAGAAAGCATGGGAAGTCGGTCGTGGAGGCCTGGCCACGAAGGTATGGCCCTCACCCTCTTGACTGATCGAACTGAACTGACCGGTGTTTGTTAGCTTTTGGAT is a window from the Psilocybe cubensis strain MGC-MH-2018 chromosome 8, whole genome shotgun sequence genome containing:
- a CDS encoding Vacuolar protein sorting-associated protein 16-like protein (Vacuolar protein sorting-associated protein 16 homolog), which encodes MVEMEHPTLTWQAMQEGNVFYRRQQCYSTPDKLPELGDYIIAGCRYGGPIALMRDNTKLTALGRSTPAVSKSQIQIYSPAGESLLTFSWDQGRIIRFGWTIEEKLAVLNEEGVYRLYDLQGDYEQFSLGSEAAELGIVDARIHDNGLVALTSTLTLLEVKGWEGVRPLTLANPGLSEPPHSWAVIPPDLNISRHVEVLLSVDATIHTVDNLESVDQRLSRGPFTHVSPSPNGKSLALLTFNGTLWVVSADFQRNMAEFDTSTVVGAEGPVRQVEWCGNDAILVTWHSLAVLVGPYGDTLHYPYYGSTFAITEMDGVRVIGQEVCDLIQKVPASSLSIFRPGSTSASAILFDAWESFNKKSPKADENIRSIKPELAKAVNECIDAAGQEWEPYWQRRLLNAAKFGRSFLDFHNPTDFVQMGQTLKVLNAVRFYEVGIPLTYTQYNYASPSRLITRLTSRNMHLLALRISAFLGLKPDAVLKHWACAKILKSRPTTTGTGKDAELSGDDDVCRTIVEKFEELGGSDVSYADIAKKAWEVGRGGLATKLLDHEPKGSDQVPLLLAMKEDRLALVKAVDSGDTDLVYHVLLHLHKRLPLGSFFRLLEDGGKTLAPATKLLEVYAREQNREMLRDFYYSDDRRVESAVLSLDEASRMQDQSSKIAAVKTAQKFFSEDKDRSFEAKVTDEYSRLLTIQQQLEGEADGKIKFFGSSLDETIRLCIVNGFSKRADKLKSDFKVPDKRFWYIKLYGLTESRDFEGLETFAKSKRSPIGYEAFVRHLVEKGYQKEAITYVARCDPPKRADLYIECGEWRMAGKECKDRNDKAKLDDLRKRAPNSLIQRELDQIATNMK